One Helicobacter suis HS1 genomic window, GTATCGCCCATTGTGAAAATAAGGCATGGTTTCTAAGATATTGCGCAAAGTAGGGACTTTTACCATGCCATTTTTATCGCCTTTAAAATCTCCAATATTAGCAAACTTATAAGGCGCAACCACTTGGAAGGGTTGCATCGTGCCCCCTAAATTAATCCCATTATGACACCCTATACAACCCTTATCTATAAAGATTTTCAAGCCCTCTTTTTCTTGATGGCTTAAGGCTTTAACATTGCCCCGTAAAAAGTCATCATAACGGCTAGGGGTGTTTAAAGTCGCTTCAAACATGGCAATTGTGCGTACAATCAAATTAAGATCAATTTTGACATGGTTGCCATAGGCGCGTCTAAAGGCCTTGACATAACCGGGTATAGAATTAATCTTAGCTTCTACAACTTTAGGATCAGCATTCATTTCTACTGGGTTAGCAATAGGGCCTTTAGCTTGTTGATCTAAATGAGCAACACGCCCATCCCAAAACTGCACGGAGTTAAAAACAGAGTTATACACGGTGGGCGAGTTTAAAAAATGAGGGTTAGGTCTCCAGCCCTCACCTACAGCTCTTGAGACATTATCCACGCCTGCTAAACCTAAATTATGACAAGTGTTACAAGAAACAAGATAAGAGGTGGAGATTCTAGGGTCTAAGTAAAGCTTTTTGCCTAGTTCAATTTGTCCCTTAGTCAAAACAGGCCCTTTATAGCTTGGATCTAATTCTCTTACTTTTTGTGTCAAATATTTATTGAGATCTTTACCCATTGGCATAGGTACTAAATTAGCTTCTAGGGCTTTTTTAATCAAATCTAGATCATTATTCTTTTGGGCATGGGCATGCACCACACCGCTTAAAGCCAAAGCAACACACACAGAACGCAGACCAAAAAAGTTTTTCATAACAATCCTTGAGTTTTTGATAAGAAGTATTCTAGTTTAAGCCGTGTTAATCTAGCTTTAATGATCTATAAAAGCTTACATTGTTTTGGTAAGATTAACAAGATACAGGATAGGAGTTAAAGGACTACAATGAGAAAGTGGATACTTTTAGGTTTATGTTTTCTAAGCTGTTTTTTAAGCACGCTACAGGCCACACAATATTTTTTTAGAGATTTTCATGCGAAGAATTTGGAGTATGCAATCCATCTGAAAAGAAAACTTAAAAAAGAAATCCAAGCTTGCGCGCAACTGAATACCTTGCCGCACCTCGAAACGGAGTTAGATCAGCAAATTAAAAGTTTCTTTAGAGACATTGAACGGGCTTCTGAGAGCTCACAGGGCTCTAGGACAGCATATAGAGAGGGGCATATGAGAGCAACAGAGGTTGAGGCATTACATGAAAGTGGAGGAGGTGACTATGAAAGTAACTAAGAAACATATACCCAAGAGCAACGAGGAGCTTAAGGCGTTACTTGAGGATACAAGCATGCATTTAGGAGGGATTGATATTAGCGCCATTACAGATTTAAGCCAAGTGTTTGCAGGAAGCACGCGCGAAAACTTTGAGGGGCTAGAGACTTGGGATGTATCGCATGTAATAAACATGTATGGTATATTTGCAAACGCCACTTGTTTAAATCATGACATTTCTAATTGGAATGTGTCTAGGGTGGAGGATATGAGTGATATGTTTGCTGGTTGTGATAATCTCACCGCCTACCCTAGGTGGTACCGGGCGTGGGGGTGATAAGATTTCAAGCAAGCGATAAAAATCTCAAAGAAGCCGTAAAAAAAAGGGCAGCTCTGGCTTGTTTTCTCTTAGGTTTTCTTTATGAAAGTGGTAGGGGTGTTGTACAAGACTACAAAAAGGCAAAGGAATGCTACCAAAAAGCTATTAAAACGGGAAATGAAGAGGTAAAAAATCTTGCTTAGGATCGTCTTGACAGATTATAAAAGCATATCTACAGGGGGCGGAATAATCCGCCACCATATAGCCTAGTCTTGGTTATTGTTGCGGCTATTGTTATTTTGGTTATTGCTATTGTTGTTGCGGTTGCTATTTCGTTGGTTATTATTTTGGCTGTTGCAACAACCGCCATTGTTTTGATTCATATTCATAGCATTCTCCTTCCATAAATTTAGAAATCCTTAGGATTTCCGGGCGCATAGTAGCATAAATTGCTATGCCTAGAGTAAATGAATTTGTACCCACTCTTGTAAGCGGGTTTTAGCTTGGCTATGGTTTTTTAAAAACTCTTGGTGCGCGTCTTTTTGTGTGTAGTTTGTGGTACAAAAAATACCTAAGCTAGGGATAGCATAAGATCGCGCAACACTTAAAACGCTAAAAAATTCCATGTTTTCTAGGGCAATACCGGCAGCATGCATGTGCTTTGAAAAAATAGGATTAGTGTGGATATAATTGCTTGAATTAACCACCACGCTAGGCAAATCCCATGTATCAAACTCCCATTCTTGGACTTCTAGGTAATTTTCTAGCGGGGTGTAGCTATCTTGGAGGGTAAAACTTTGCTCAATCTGAGTAGAGCGCGTGCTTTTATACAAACTAAGTAAAGGAATATTTAAATCATAAGATCCGGCTGTACCAATAAAAATTAAAAGATTAGGTTTTTCAAGCAAGCAAAGACGACTTAAATTTAAAGCACTCTCTATCAAACCAATCCCAATACTTTTTGCAAAATCAAAACTCTCATCTCTACCGGCACACACAAACAAAACATCTCCTTTATACAAAACTCCATGCTAGCACTTTTAAGTTAGCCTATGTTACAATGGGGCAGAAATTTTAGAGCGAAAGAATGGCGATCTTAGGCCAGCATTTTTTACACGATGCCCATTATCTGGGGCAGATCTTACAATCCATCCCCTATGAGCATTTTAAGGATTGGATACAGCTAGTAGAAATAGGGGTTGGCTTGGGAGATCTGACGACCCGGCTATTAAATAAGTTAGAGTCGCCTAAAAGCTTGTTAGCCTACGAAGTGGATCCCGGTTTGGCCCAAAGGTTATACCATAAACTAGGGCCTTTGTCTGAGCGTTTGGAGCTAGTTGTTGGGGATGTGATGCAGTATAAGGGGATTAATGGAGCAGATAGGCAAGTGTGCATACAAACAGCAGATAGAGACATTAGGCTTAGCGTCTCTGAAACCGGTTTTTTATGCCAAAAGCCTTATTTTCTGGTCTCTAATTTACCCTATTACATTGCCACACCCATTATTACAAGAGCCCTTAGAGATGCCTTATGTATCGGTATGGCAGTTATGGTGCAATTAGAAGTAGCGGATAAATTTTGTGCTCCTGTGCATAGTAGCAATTATGGGGCTTTAAGCGTGCTAGCAGATAGTCTATGTTGGCAACGCCATTTACTCTTTAAAGTTAACAAAGAGGCTTTTAATCCCCCGCCTAAGGTTCAATCAGCTTTCATGCGTTTACTTAAAAAACCCTTAGTAGAAAGAGAAACAAAGGGGTGGGATTTAAAAAGTTTGGAGCATTTGCTTAAAATCTGTTTTAAAGCTAACCGCAAAACTTTATACAACAATCAAAGGGGAGCTATCCAATAGAGCGTATCCAAGCTTTCTACACAGCACACAATTTAGAATCTGCATTGCGCCCTCACCAGCTAGATCCAGCCCACTACGCTAGTCTACTTGCTTTTCTCCACAATCCAACACAATAGGAAATGATATGGACAATCCGTTTAACGATTCAAACAATCCGCCTCAAGATACAGGCTCAGAAAACACTTCTCAACCCAAAAAAACAAATCCTCCAAAGCCTGCGCGCTTTAATCGTATCAGACAAGGCAGAGGTGAGTTTCACAATAAAAATTTACAAGCACACCTGCATTCAGAACAGGTTGGGGTAAAGAATATCACAAAAGCCAATGAGCGGGGTAATTTGGGCTTTCATAAAGAACTCAAACAAGGCGTAGAGACTAACCATAAAATCCACATTAACCATCTCAACCCGCATTATAAACTAGATTTAAGTGTTAAAGCACGGGTAAAAATCACCCCCTTAGGAGGGCTAGGCGAAATTGGTGGGAATATGATGGTGATTGAAACCCTTAATCAAGCCATTATCATAGAT contains:
- a CDS encoding cytochrome-c peroxidase, which gives rise to MKNFFGLRSVCVALALSGVVHAHAQKNNDLDLIKKALEANLVPMPMGKDLNKYLTQKVRELDPSYKGPVLTKGQIELGKKLYLDPRISTSYLVSCNTCHNLGLAGVDNVSRAVGEGWRPNPHFLNSPTVYNSVFNSVQFWDGRVAHLDQQAKGPIANPVEMNADPKVVEAKINSIPGYVKAFRRAYGNHVKIDLNLIVRTIAMFEATLNTPSRYDDFLRGNVKALSHQEKEGLKIFIDKGCIGCHNGINLGGTMQPFQVVAPYKFANIGDFKGDKNGMVKVPTLRNILETMPYFHNGRYWDIKDAIKAMGKIQLGVTISDVEAEKIATFFGSLTGKKPTIIYPNLPVMSTNTPKPKGVPEGDMASKKAPTH
- a CDS encoding BspA family leucine-rich repeat surface protein, which encodes MKVTKKHIPKSNEELKALLEDTSMHLGGIDISAITDLSQVFAGSTRENFEGLETWDVSHVINMYGIFANATCLNHDISNWNVSRVEDMSDMFAGCDNLTAYPRWYRAWG
- a CDS encoding SEL1-like repeat protein is translated as MIRFQASDKNLKEAVKKRAALACFLLGFLYESGRGVVQDYKKAKECYQKAIKTGNEEVKNLA
- a CDS encoding nucleoside phosphorylase-I family protein — translated: MFVCAGRDESFDFAKSIGIGLIESALNLSRLCLLEKPNLLIFIGTAGSYDLNIPLLSLYKSTRSTQIEQSFTLQDSYTPLENYLEVQEWEFDTWDLPSVVVNSSNYIHTNPIFSKHMHAAGIALENMEFFSVLSVARSYAIPSLGIFCTTNYTQKDAHQEFLKNHSQAKTRLQEWVQIHLL
- a CDS encoding ribosomal RNA small subunit methyltransferase A, which translates into the protein MAILGQHFLHDAHYLGQILQSIPYEHFKDWIQLVEIGVGLGDLTTRLLNKLESPKSLLAYEVDPGLAQRLYHKLGPLSERLELVVGDVMQYKGINGADRQVCIQTADRDIRLSVSETGFLCQKPYFLVSNLPYYIATPIITRALRDALCIGMAVMVQLEVADKFCAPVHSSNYGALSVLADSLCWQRHLLFKVNKEAFNPPPKVQSAFMRLLKKPLVERETKGWDLKSLEHLLKICFKANRKTLYNNQRGAIQ